In Zalophus californianus isolate mZalCal1 chromosome 17, mZalCal1.pri.v2, whole genome shotgun sequence, one DNA window encodes the following:
- the HSPBP1 gene encoding hsp70-binding protein 1 isoform X1, whose product MGGLGAPLKRHLLSRPSGVDPSGRQRYLSGDHPLPQTHPSLHKQPMADQGSGGSRLPLALPSASQGCSSGGGGSSVGNSGRPPPPRNLQGLLQMAITAGSEEPDPPPEPMSEERRQWLQEAMSAAFRGQQEEVEQMKNCLRVLSQPTPSLAAEADLAADQQEREGALELLADLCENMDNAADFCQLSGMHLLVGRYLEAGPAGLRWRAAQLIGTCSQNVAAIQEQVLGLGALRKLLRLLDRDACDLVRVKALFAISCLVREQEAGLLQFLRLDGFSVLMRAMQQQVQKLKVKSAFLLQNLLVGHPEHKGTLCSMGMVQQLVALIRTEHSPFHEHVLGALCSLVTDFPQGVRECREPELGLEELLRHRCRLLQQHEEYQEELEFCEKLLQTCFSSPTDDSMDR is encoded by the exons ATGGGGGGGCTCGGAGCTCCCCTAAAACGTCACCTTCTCAGCAGACCCTCAGGAGTCGACCCGTCAGGACGCCAGAGGTACCTCAGCGGTGATCACCCCCTACCCCAAACACATCCTTCCCTTCACAAACAGCCCATGGCGGACCAAGGCTCGGGGGGCAGCCGCCTCCCCCTGGCGCTGCCCTCAGCCTCCCAGGGTTGCTCATCAGGGGGCGGCGGCTCGTCGGTGGGGAACTCGGGCCGTCCTCCGCCCCCGAGAAACCTCCAAGGCCTGCTGCAGATGGCTATCACGGCGGGCTCCGAGGAACCAGACCCCCCTCCAGAACCCATGAGTGAGGAG AGGCGGCAGTGGCTGCAGGAGGCTATGTCAGCTGCCTTCCGGGGCCAGCAGGAGGAAGTGGAGCAGATGAAGAACTGCCTTCGAGTACTGTCCCAGCCTACACCCTCCTTGGCTGCTGAGGCTGACCTGGCCGCTGACCAGCAGGAGCGCGAGGGGGCCCTGGAGCTGCTGGCCGACCTGTGTGAAAACATGGACAATGCTGCAG ACTTCTGCCAACTGTCAGGCATGCACCTGCTGGTGGGCCGGTACCTGGAGGCGGGGCCCGCAGGGCTGCGGTGGCGGGCGGCGCAGCTCATCGGCACATGCAGCCAGAACGTGGCGGCCATCCAGGAGCAGGTGCTGGGCCTGGGCGCCCTGCGCAAGTTGCTGCGGCTGCTTGACCGGGACGCCTGCGACTTGGTGCGCGTGAAGGCTCTCTTCGCCATCTCCT GCCTGGTCCGGGAGCAGGAGGCTGGGCTGCTGCAGTTCCTTCGCCTGGATGGCTTCTCCGTCTTAATGCGGGCCATGCAGCAGCAGGTGCAAAAGCTCAAGGTCAAGTCAGCGTTCCTGCTGCAGAACCTGCTCGTGGGCCACCCCGAACACAAAG GGACCCTGTGCTCCATGGGGATGGTCCAGCAGCTCGTGGCCCTGATCCGGACAGAACACAGCCCCTTCCATGAGCATGTGCTTGGAGCCCTGTGCAG CCTGGTGACAGACTTCCCCCAGGGCGTGCGGGAGTGCCGGGAGCCTGAGCTGGGCCTGGAGGAGCTCCTCCGTCATCGCTGCCGGCTGCTGCAGCAGCACGAGGAGTACCAG GAGGAGCTGGAGTTCTGCGAGAAGCTGCTACAGACCTGTTTCTCCAGCCCGACGGATGACAGCATGGATCGGTGA
- the HSPBP1 gene encoding hsp70-binding protein 1 isoform X2, which produces MADQGSGGSRLPLALPSASQGCSSGGGGSSVGNSGRPPPPRNLQGLLQMAITAGSEEPDPPPEPMSEERRQWLQEAMSAAFRGQQEEVEQMKNCLRVLSQPTPSLAAEADLAADQQEREGALELLADLCENMDNAADFCQLSGMHLLVGRYLEAGPAGLRWRAAQLIGTCSQNVAAIQEQVLGLGALRKLLRLLDRDACDLVRVKALFAISCLVREQEAGLLQFLRLDGFSVLMRAMQQQVQKLKVKSAFLLQNLLVGHPEHKGTLCSMGMVQQLVALIRTEHSPFHEHVLGALCSLVTDFPQGVRECREPELGLEELLRHRCRLLQQHEEYQEELEFCEKLLQTCFSSPTDDSMDR; this is translated from the exons ATGGCGGACCAAGGCTCGGGGGGCAGCCGCCTCCCCCTGGCGCTGCCCTCAGCCTCCCAGGGTTGCTCATCAGGGGGCGGCGGCTCGTCGGTGGGGAACTCGGGCCGTCCTCCGCCCCCGAGAAACCTCCAAGGCCTGCTGCAGATGGCTATCACGGCGGGCTCCGAGGAACCAGACCCCCCTCCAGAACCCATGAGTGAGGAG AGGCGGCAGTGGCTGCAGGAGGCTATGTCAGCTGCCTTCCGGGGCCAGCAGGAGGAAGTGGAGCAGATGAAGAACTGCCTTCGAGTACTGTCCCAGCCTACACCCTCCTTGGCTGCTGAGGCTGACCTGGCCGCTGACCAGCAGGAGCGCGAGGGGGCCCTGGAGCTGCTGGCCGACCTGTGTGAAAACATGGACAATGCTGCAG ACTTCTGCCAACTGTCAGGCATGCACCTGCTGGTGGGCCGGTACCTGGAGGCGGGGCCCGCAGGGCTGCGGTGGCGGGCGGCGCAGCTCATCGGCACATGCAGCCAGAACGTGGCGGCCATCCAGGAGCAGGTGCTGGGCCTGGGCGCCCTGCGCAAGTTGCTGCGGCTGCTTGACCGGGACGCCTGCGACTTGGTGCGCGTGAAGGCTCTCTTCGCCATCTCCT GCCTGGTCCGGGAGCAGGAGGCTGGGCTGCTGCAGTTCCTTCGCCTGGATGGCTTCTCCGTCTTAATGCGGGCCATGCAGCAGCAGGTGCAAAAGCTCAAGGTCAAGTCAGCGTTCCTGCTGCAGAACCTGCTCGTGGGCCACCCCGAACACAAAG GGACCCTGTGCTCCATGGGGATGGTCCAGCAGCTCGTGGCCCTGATCCGGACAGAACACAGCCCCTTCCATGAGCATGTGCTTGGAGCCCTGTGCAG CCTGGTGACAGACTTCCCCCAGGGCGTGCGGGAGTGCCGGGAGCCTGAGCTGGGCCTGGAGGAGCTCCTCCGTCATCGCTGCCGGCTGCTGCAGCAGCACGAGGAGTACCAG GAGGAGCTGGAGTTCTGCGAGAAGCTGCTACAGACCTGTTTCTCCAGCCCGACGGATGACAGCATGGATCGGTGA